In the genome of Paenibacillus sp. FSL R5-0766, one region contains:
- a CDS encoding transcription initiation factor TFIID, with product MAAGMEFNSNNTLKRDLEKYAAQYAIEQERQGSLGDGRSSIHYPALFLFVGDLVAPAVSAVQEINQLKWDNGDGVVYVQIGTEDQKEHPVETRNVGSSDDGQVTLHRLPLSAGQTERPSKTRRKDVHRSFHESDQVLFDLNRTLRRVSNRIAEYGRLYSSFDRIYVTVVTRADDPLNVLLPELTKLTETILSQAFKSVQTDLHVLVSEMEQVDSFGYASAAGLAFLRELDYMQSLDYTFSGKLLVTEDGISIPVTHPASPLFDLVYLLSDKNERGTGVPGGWIENAEIICRICLLKNRKQGTDHSGTVSSTGANTYNNTSFKNNIRTTSDQHGYASAGFAEIRRPNKPIALAVVYHLYRYLLARMRQEPDWSIKDKLAFFGLDAPSVERKVEGLLPDEDLVSGMSGIMTHNVSFSDLKPLSLREAERALFGQGAEAYFRDNVVRLVEERVRERSSSGSLRRQAEHSRAEHPEVGYFQWAAWSDSEPGSVREALLGLIRDKSMQLESARALLEQRQQEQVEDQSFKRALFRDKQNVRNLIDCMLERVYVPKVELLRLENELHLLRIYDTEMEELHRFSRHVTAALEALERTLRETAAQSIAAADEYIGQNVMEYYGKVTEELIIDLEAKRGRDVWFEDRYMGDMNRLATEGDDRLLKRLMEVCHSLLLTAEPLQLPFEEELLQRANVTIAYGDKDVLTQDDLFRRLYHTLEDQAVVRVRVFDYTQEHRYEEKYFFGDHHSAFMDYAAHAEETSRIYKLGVVYEERSSGVEKLNLMGGFHLEDLMVYRNGKVYYDSYTENGYELHPAGLADKLSPIR from the coding sequence ATGGCGGCCGGGATGGAGTTCAATTCGAACAATACCCTGAAGCGTGATCTGGAGAAGTATGCAGCGCAGTATGCAATAGAGCAGGAGCGTCAAGGCAGCCTGGGTGATGGACGCAGCAGTATCCATTACCCGGCGCTGTTCCTGTTTGTGGGTGATCTGGTTGCACCTGCCGTGTCTGCTGTGCAGGAGATCAATCAGCTGAAATGGGATAACGGAGACGGTGTAGTCTACGTTCAGATCGGGACAGAAGATCAGAAAGAGCATCCGGTTGAAACGAGGAATGTTGGCTCGTCCGATGACGGTCAGGTGACTCTTCACCGCTTGCCTCTGTCCGCTGGGCAGACAGAGCGACCATCCAAAACACGGCGTAAGGATGTACACCGCAGTTTCCACGAATCGGATCAGGTGCTCTTTGACCTGAATCGTACGCTTCGTCGGGTCAGTAACCGGATTGCCGAATATGGACGGTTATACTCGTCATTTGATCGGATTTACGTTACGGTGGTAACCAGGGCGGATGATCCGTTGAATGTATTGTTGCCAGAGCTCACCAAGCTGACGGAGACCATTTTGTCCCAAGCCTTCAAGTCGGTGCAGACGGATCTGCATGTATTGGTCAGCGAGATGGAACAGGTGGATTCCTTCGGGTATGCCAGCGCAGCAGGTCTCGCTTTTCTGCGGGAACTGGATTATATGCAGTCGCTGGACTACACGTTCAGCGGTAAACTGCTGGTGACGGAGGATGGGATCTCCATTCCGGTTACACATCCCGCGTCACCGTTGTTTGATCTAGTATATCTGTTGTCCGACAAAAATGAGCGCGGAACCGGCGTTCCCGGTGGCTGGATCGAAAATGCCGAGATCATCTGCCGCATCTGCCTGCTGAAGAACAGGAAGCAGGGTACAGATCACTCGGGTACCGTTTCAAGCACGGGAGCGAACACGTACAACAATACATCCTTTAAAAACAATATTCGTACCACCTCTGATCAGCACGGTTATGCAAGCGCGGGTTTTGCCGAGATCAGGCGGCCAAACAAGCCGATTGCACTAGCGGTTGTATATCACCTGTATCGGTATCTGCTCGCACGCATGCGGCAAGAGCCGGATTGGAGCATTAAGGACAAGCTCGCTTTCTTCGGACTGGACGCGCCCTCGGTGGAACGCAAAGTCGAAGGTCTGTTACCTGACGAAGATCTGGTTAGTGGCATGAGCGGCATCATGACGCATAACGTCAGTTTCTCCGATCTGAAGCCGCTCTCACTTCGTGAAGCGGAGAGAGCGTTGTTTGGACAAGGAGCTGAAGCGTACTTCCGCGATAACGTTGTCCGTCTTGTCGAAGAGCGTGTGCGCGAGCGCAGCTCTAGCGGTTCCCTGCGCCGTCAGGCTGAACATTCCCGCGCGGAGCATCCCGAGGTTGGTTACTTCCAGTGGGCTGCCTGGAGTGACAGTGAGCCTGGCAGTGTACGTGAAGCGCTGCTCGGACTGATTCGGGATAAATCGATGCAGCTTGAATCGGCACGTGCTCTGTTGGAGCAACGTCAGCAAGAGCAAGTGGAAGATCAGTCGTTCAAACGAGCGTTGTTCCGTGATAAACAGAATGTACGCAATCTGATTGACTGTATGCTGGAGCGAGTGTATGTACCGAAAGTGGAATTACTGCGACTGGAAAATGAATTACATCTGCTGCGTATCTACGATACGGAGATGGAAGAACTTCATCGTTTCAGTCGTCACGTCACAGCAGCACTTGAAGCGCTGGAACGCACACTGCGCGAGACAGCTGCCCAAAGTATCGCTGCTGCGGATGAATACATCGGCCAGAACGTGATGGAGTACTACGGCAAAGTGACAGAAGAGCTAATCATCGACCTGGAAGCCAAGCGCGGACGGGATGTATGGTTTGAGGACCGTTACATGGGAGACATGAACCGGCTCGCCACAGAAGGCGATGATCGTTTGCTGAAACGGCTGATGGAGGTATGTCACTCGTTGCTGCTTACGGCCGAGCCGTTGCAATTGCCATTTGAAGAAGAGCTGTTGCAAAGGGCCAATGTAACGATTGCCTACGGAGACAAAGACGTATTGACCCAGGATGATCTGTTCCGCAGGTTGTACCACACGCTGGAGGATCAGGCTGTTGTTCGGGTACGGGTATTCGATTATACGCAGGAACATCGGTATGAAGAAAAGTACTTCTTTGGCGACCATCATAGTGCTTTCATGGACTATGCGGCACATGCCGAAGAGACGTCACGCATCTACAAGTTGGGTGTGGTGTACGAAGAACGCAGCAGTGGTGTGGAGAAACTGAATCTGATGGGCGGTTTCCATCTGGAGGATCTTATGGTGTATCGGAACGGCAAGGTATATTATGACTCGTACACGGAGAATGGCTATGAACTTCACCCCGCAGGTCTGGCGGACAAGTTGTCACCCATTCGTTAA
- a CDS encoding vWA domain-containing protein, translating into MLRTRKIRWLSGTMVLLAILTLLLPQALLPQAAAAQAQTSGIDAVLVADVSNSMNTSDRDKISNEAMKMFIDMLPVQGDKVGIVAYTDQVEREKAMLTIQSDTDKSSLKDFIDQLGRGPYTDVSVGVAEAVNILNHGADPSHSPMIVLLADGNNDFNKTKGRTQAQSDADLAKAVKEAQDQGIPVYTIGLNADGKLNKNALADLAQQTGGKSFITDTPDDLPQILSEIFADHAKLNVVKLPSVTGNGSYQEVTVNVPNDSVLEANISIISSKPVEVQLTDPSGQAVDMNSDAAKLSTSKSYSLVKLLKPQEGDWKLRVKGAPKDSIDINLLFNYDLQLVVDPIKTKSYTKGDKVDLAAKLENGGQPLQDNDLYTDMKATLVVKDVDTGKSEEQPLENTGSGFAGTFEVPDNHNYELVIRAEEDSFYRESEPITINASGAAGSGSQPTTSGGEQDKPFPWLPVILGVVALIVVGVGAWFLLGWLKRKNRGFVGQMVVEIRDENTGDKSYPQYKKLVSFRGRFHLHQLLQLDPELKETEKYVFTPSNGDRIIIRNTAGGTLEKSGRAVDASSGVELKNGDRLSIPLQQADKTILIEYLV; encoded by the coding sequence ATGCTGCGGACACGCAAAATACGCTGGCTCAGTGGAACGATGGTTCTGCTGGCAATTCTAACGCTACTGTTACCTCAAGCGTTGCTGCCACAAGCTGCAGCGGCTCAGGCACAGACAAGCGGAATCGATGCGGTACTTGTAGCCGATGTAAGTAACTCGATGAATACAAGTGACCGTGACAAGATCAGTAATGAAGCCATGAAAATGTTTATTGATATGCTGCCCGTCCAGGGGGACAAGGTAGGGATTGTCGCTTATACCGATCAGGTGGAGCGGGAAAAGGCTATGCTTACGATTCAGTCCGATACGGACAAGAGCAGCCTGAAGGATTTTATTGATCAGCTCGGCCGGGGGCCATATACCGATGTCTCAGTTGGTGTCGCCGAAGCCGTGAACATACTGAATCATGGTGCAGACCCATCCCACTCGCCGATGATCGTGCTGCTGGCGGATGGTAACAATGACTTTAACAAAACCAAAGGCCGTACACAGGCACAATCTGATGCTGACCTGGCAAAAGCCGTGAAGGAAGCACAGGATCAGGGCATTCCGGTGTATACGATTGGACTGAACGCGGATGGCAAGCTGAACAAGAATGCACTCGCAGACCTGGCTCAGCAGACCGGAGGCAAGTCATTCATTACCGATACGCCGGATGATCTGCCACAGATTCTGAGTGAGATCTTCGCCGATCATGCCAAACTGAATGTGGTCAAGCTGCCCTCTGTAACGGGAAACGGCAGTTATCAGGAAGTTACCGTGAATGTACCGAACGACAGTGTATTGGAAGCAAATATTTCGATCATATCCTCGAAGCCGGTGGAAGTGCAATTGACGGACCCTTCCGGACAAGCCGTGGATATGAACTCGGATGCAGCCAAGCTCTCGACTTCGAAGAGTTATTCACTCGTGAAGCTGTTGAAACCCCAAGAGGGAGACTGGAAACTTCGGGTAAAAGGGGCTCCGAAAGACAGCATCGATATCAACCTGTTGTTCAACTACGATCTTCAGCTCGTTGTGGACCCAATTAAGACCAAGTCCTATACCAAAGGAGACAAGGTTGATCTTGCAGCCAAACTGGAGAATGGCGGTCAGCCGCTTCAGGATAATGATCTGTATACAGATATGAAGGCCACGCTGGTTGTGAAAGATGTAGATACAGGTAAAAGCGAGGAACAACCGCTGGAAAACACAGGTTCTGGTTTTGCCGGAACGTTTGAAGTACCAGACAATCATAACTATGAATTAGTCATCCGTGCGGAAGAAGACAGCTTCTACCGTGAAAGTGAGCCAATCACGATCAACGCGAGCGGAGCAGCTGGAAGTGGATCTCAACCAACAACGTCTGGCGGTGAACAGGACAAGCCGTTTCCTTGGTTGCCTGTCATCCTGGGTGTTGTAGCTCTGATTGTGGTCGGTGTTGGTGCATGGTTCCTGCTGGGCTGGCTGAAACGAAAAAATCGAGGTTTTGTAGGCCAGATGGTCGTGGAGATTCGTGATGAGAACACGGGAGATAAATCATATCCGCAATATAAAAAGCTGGTATCCTTCCGGGGCAGATTCCATCTGCATCAGTTGTTGCAACTGGACCCTGAGCTGAAGGAAACCGAAAAATACGTATTTACGCCCAGCAATGGGGATCGAATTATAATCCGTAACACCGCAGGCGGTACGCTGGAGAAATCCGGTCGTGCAGTCGATGCAAGCTCAGGCGTTGAACTGAAGAACGGTGACCGACTGAGCATCCCGCTGCAACAGGCGGACAAGACCATTTTGATTGAGTACCTGGTGTAA
- a CDS encoding DEAD/DEAH box helicase — MANFEQLGIRPEWCEILKHQGIAVPTPVQERSIPVLLGGRDIIAEAQTGTGKTLAFLLPIIQKINVSDRSPQALIIAPTRELALQITEEAKKLTANDDKLHVLAVYGGQDVDKQLRKLQNGTQIVIGTPGRLLDHLRRGTLKLDNVKKLVLDEADQMLHMGFLDDVETILSELPHKRQTMLFSATMPKGIRNLAKTYMKDPEDVKVSSQSVIPIKQIRQQVLECTDRGKLEALRGMIDTYRPYLAIIFCRTKRRASKLNQDLREAGYASDELHGDLSQSKRENVMKAFRDAKLQVLVATDVAARGLDVEGVTHVFNYDMPHDAESYIHRIGRTGRAGGTGLAVTFATEHDRPELARIEQGIDQKLSRIQWTSEGPIASTGAARRSINSQGDDERSGGRSSGTGSARRGAGRNDRRDGGRGGRGSRGGEGGRSEGGRSGGRSGGRSSDSSRGAAGQGGRGAGRSGDERSAGRGSARSSDSSRGAAGQGGRGAASSGWAGRSADKRTSGRSSEGSRRPESAGRGPAKGDRRDSRRGR; from the coding sequence TTGGCAAACTTTGAACAACTGGGCATTCGCCCGGAATGGTGCGAAATCCTGAAACATCAGGGCATCGCCGTGCCGACTCCGGTACAGGAGCGTTCGATTCCGGTACTGCTGGGTGGACGCGATATTATCGCTGAGGCACAGACAGGAACAGGGAAAACGCTGGCATTTTTGCTGCCGATTATTCAGAAAATTAACGTATCCGACCGTTCGCCGCAAGCGTTGATTATTGCGCCTACGCGTGAGCTTGCGCTGCAAATTACGGAAGAAGCGAAGAAACTCACGGCAAACGACGATAAACTGCATGTGCTTGCCGTATACGGCGGGCAGGATGTGGACAAGCAACTGCGTAAATTGCAGAACGGAACCCAGATCGTTATTGGCACACCCGGGCGTCTGCTGGATCACCTGCGCCGTGGCACGTTGAAGCTTGATAATGTGAAAAAACTGGTGCTGGATGAAGCCGACCAAATGCTGCACATGGGCTTCCTGGACGATGTGGAGACGATTCTTAGTGAGCTTCCACACAAACGTCAGACAATGCTGTTCTCAGCAACGATGCCTAAGGGCATTCGCAACCTGGCGAAGACCTACATGAAAGATCCGGAAGATGTAAAAGTGTCTTCCCAATCTGTTATCCCGATCAAACAAATTCGCCAGCAAGTACTGGAATGCACGGATCGCGGTAAGCTTGAAGCGCTTCGCGGCATGATTGATACGTATCGCCCATACTTGGCGATTATTTTCTGCCGGACCAAGCGTCGTGCATCCAAGCTGAACCAAGATCTGCGTGAAGCAGGTTATGCAAGTGATGAACTTCATGGAGATCTGTCCCAATCCAAGCGTGAGAACGTAATGAAAGCGTTCCGCGATGCCAAACTGCAAGTACTCGTTGCTACAGATGTAGCTGCACGTGGACTTGATGTTGAAGGCGTTACGCATGTATTTAACTACGATATGCCGCATGATGCGGAAAGTTATATCCACCGGATTGGCCGTACGGGCCGTGCAGGCGGTACAGGTCTTGCTGTAACGTTTGCAACAGAGCACGACAGACCGGAACTTGCACGTATTGAACAAGGAATCGACCAGAAGCTGTCCCGTATCCAGTGGACAAGCGAAGGTCCAATTGCTTCAACTGGAGCAGCTAGACGTTCCATCAACAGTCAAGGGGATGACGAACGTTCAGGCGGACGCTCTTCCGGAACTGGCAGTGCCCGTCGCGGTGCAGGCCGTAACGATCGCAGAGATGGCGGACGTGGGGGGCGTGGTTCCCGCGGCGGCGAAGGTGGACGCAGTGAAGGCGGACGCAGTGGTGGTCGTAGCGGTGGCCGCAGTAGCGACAGCAGTCGCGGAGCAGCAGGTCAAGGTGGACGCGGTGCGGGTCGCAGTGGCGACGAGCGCAGCGCAGGTCGTGGTTCGGCGCGCAGCAGCGACAGCAGTCGCGGAGCAGCGGGCCAAGGCGGACGCGGTGCAGCTAGCAGCGGCTGGGCTGGCCGTAGCGCCGACAAGCGCACCTCCGGGCGCAGCAGCGAAGGCTCTCGCCGTCCGGAATCCGCAGGACGCGGACCGGCGAAGGGTGACCGTCGCGATTCTCGTCGCGGACGGTAA
- a CDS encoding SulP family inorganic anion transporter yields MNTLKQQWFGNIRGDVLAGITVALALIPEAIAFSIIAGVDPMVGLYASITIAIVISIAGGRPGMISAATGAMAVLMVGLVKDYGVEYLFAATILTGIIQFILSIFKVGRFITFVPHSVLTGFVNALAILIFMAQLTHFTGANWIMYAMVAGTLAIVYILPRFFKAAPAPLIAIIVMTIITAMLNLDVKTVGDMGNLTSTLPMFHLPNIAWTWDTLMILLPYSFTLALVGLLESLLTATIVDEMTETKSSKNREVRGQGIANFINGLFGGMAGCAMIGQSVINVKSGGRGRLSTFTAGAFLAILLLLLSGVVKQVPMGALVGVMFMVCIGTFDWSSIKNIARVPRAEAFVMIVTVAIVVYTHDLSIGVMVGVVLSVLHFGWKQTKIRVQASQEQGQKVYRVHGPFFFGSSSRFVDEFDAEADPKEITIDFGGSHIWDNTAVVAIGKVKFKYAKLGKTVHLRGLNEESTRILERSGFATAGGHGS; encoded by the coding sequence ATGAATACTTTAAAACAACAATGGTTTGGCAACATTCGCGGAGACGTGCTGGCAGGAATTACGGTAGCGCTGGCGTTAATTCCGGAAGCCATTGCGTTCTCCATCATTGCGGGTGTTGATCCAATGGTCGGGTTGTATGCTTCGATTACGATTGCGATTGTGATCTCGATTGCTGGTGGAAGACCAGGCATGATCTCGGCGGCAACAGGTGCCATGGCGGTACTGATGGTTGGACTCGTCAAGGATTATGGCGTGGAATATCTTTTTGCAGCGACGATTTTGACGGGAATTATTCAGTTTATTTTGAGTATTTTTAAGGTGGGGCGATTCATTACGTTTGTGCCTCATTCGGTACTGACCGGATTTGTGAACGCACTGGCTATACTAATCTTTATGGCGCAGTTAACCCATTTCACGGGAGCGAATTGGATCATGTATGCGATGGTGGCAGGTACGCTGGCGATCGTTTATATTTTGCCAAGGTTTTTCAAAGCCGCACCGGCTCCGCTGATTGCCATTATCGTGATGACGATCATTACGGCGATGTTAAATCTGGATGTGAAGACTGTCGGCGATATGGGGAACCTGACCAGTACATTGCCGATGTTCCACTTGCCTAATATTGCATGGACTTGGGACACGCTGATGATTCTACTGCCCTATTCATTCACTCTGGCACTCGTCGGTTTGCTGGAATCTCTCCTGACCGCTACCATTGTGGATGAGATGACGGAGACCAAGAGCAGTAAAAACCGCGAAGTACGCGGTCAGGGGATTGCCAACTTCATTAATGGTTTGTTCGGTGGTATGGCTGGGTGTGCCATGATTGGGCAATCGGTGATTAATGTGAAGTCTGGCGGACGCGGAAGATTATCCACGTTTACCGCAGGTGCGTTTCTCGCGATCCTGTTGTTGCTGCTCAGCGGAGTGGTGAAACAGGTACCGATGGGTGCGCTCGTCGGTGTAATGTTTATGGTGTGTATCGGAACATTCGACTGGAGTTCCATCAAAAATATTGCCCGTGTGCCTCGGGCGGAAGCCTTTGTCATGATCGTGACGGTGGCGATTGTGGTCTATACCCACGATCTGTCGATCGGGGTCATGGTCGGCGTTGTGCTCAGTGTGCTGCATTTTGGCTGGAAACAGACCAAGATCCGCGTACAGGCGAGCCAGGAGCAAGGACAGAAAGTATATCGGGTTCACGGACCGTTCTTCTTCGGTTCTTCGTCCCGGTTTGTGGACGAGTTCGATGCAGAAGCTGATCCGAAGGAAATCACGATTGATTTCGGAGGTTCACATATCTGGGACAATACGGCGGTTGTGGCTATTGGCAAAGTGAAATTCAAATACGCAAAGCTGGGCAAAACCGTGCACCTGCGCGGGTTGAACGAAGAGAGCACTCGCATTCTTGAACGGAGTGGATTTGCCACAGCTGGAGGGCACGGTTCGTAA
- a CDS encoding tubulin-like doman-containing protein, protein MKPIVREHIQQLDVSLGGGIVSEKIRVDTIDNPILIIGLGGTGIDALLRLKYQINRRFKLPQDPVSKKKMDKPDNVEFLAFETNEQDRAKKYKGIGLDPINEFVLLSNAEIGGLLQNRSVLEPYITDWLSPELSITDGMNGAAGVRQAGRLLLFTKINQVVQAIDKKIKTLSVGTNKKLMVFLLTGLSGGTGSGCFLDISYIVRGIIERDHGSAGIDRVNTLGYLFTPDVNLSNKSLSEHTREYIRKNGYAALKELDYWMNVDSRGERFTQKYGNILTVNSPLPPFNLCHLISATNTEGKLLENAYDYCMNVTAENITNFMASEEKQSGEEFAIHDYISNIRTNIAQMNKVYPANYDYNIIGASSAVLPIEEMTTYLAYRMFDKMNTMFSKAPNQEDTEKFARKLGIDLESVVKSFEARVPEPLPGYQNSERLSYGNVVKSQVVNMDTELEQNFLARAREEYIKAKKQLPGEIAGQFTEQIRRMFLHPEQGPFYVSRLIYTEKGFCVLKMIQSYIETLRENAFRIPRDIEAAQEQSEEKLGDAKSAFVSKEKKKNAYIEAKIHEYWLHADVERNDQMIEFYEDLYELLNQENSRIYNVFTETLNALSSIFAKNGDLLTRGEEQADHKGNKTYYWNVVSVPDIVSVVDGLLDKRDTDDLIRDFSRELLENSSQWVKENEIDIVSSISDFLSEKFGDLITRSMEDFLVIKYGQDESVEKFVERFIAGKLDDEAVPVFNLSNSTGSLHFPSWGFVSVPAQAPGILKGIRNYQNNAVGKSHFTVKESEVRNRIFWLNTRNGVPLFVYTPLKVYEESYERTILDKEGIGRHLVQTEKNNWTYLPSPIPEKSWGDVYENARVKQYNARVRNEFEQALGYNIVTAKSIDENTSNRYAIVTTEAFDLSAKLGAYDMRLTSTTPNLGEVKRAVIELKRLQSEGLPRVGVKDIFGSINEDMAKENLVRSPQLIARVREELAKMNAISAKVAELEGILAQYQDEEQWYDRFIEALYTDTIVKKGALYVYDRDPEEDAWEPFANLMKSRNFAEYEVFDNFRGLVEKDRSTLLRKASRRDNDLTASEDITPLLTKLDDLAALFMESRDRLEYERVELANGEDIYQFYRTMSSKLNDIRRRLK, encoded by the coding sequence ATGAAACCGATTGTTAGAGAACATATTCAGCAACTGGATGTATCACTTGGCGGAGGTATTGTCAGTGAGAAGATCAGAGTTGATACAATTGATAACCCCATTCTGATTATCGGTCTGGGAGGAACGGGAATTGATGCGTTGCTGCGCCTCAAATATCAGATCAACCGTCGTTTCAAGCTGCCACAGGACCCGGTATCCAAGAAAAAAATGGACAAGCCGGACAATGTGGAGTTTCTGGCTTTTGAGACAAACGAACAGGATCGTGCCAAAAAGTATAAAGGGATCGGACTTGATCCGATCAATGAATTCGTATTGCTGTCCAATGCCGAGATTGGCGGACTTCTACAGAACCGCAGCGTGCTTGAACCGTACATTACGGACTGGCTGTCTCCCGAACTGAGCATCACGGATGGTATGAACGGCGCCGCAGGTGTACGTCAGGCTGGACGTCTGCTCCTGTTCACCAAGATTAATCAGGTCGTACAGGCCATCGATAAAAAGATCAAAACCTTATCCGTAGGCACCAACAAAAAACTGATGGTGTTCCTGCTGACAGGTCTGTCCGGCGGAACAGGCAGCGGCTGTTTCCTCGATATTTCCTATATCGTGCGCGGCATTATCGAACGGGATCACGGCTCTGCCGGGATTGACCGCGTGAATACGCTGGGCTATCTGTTCACGCCAGACGTGAACCTGTCCAACAAAAGCTTGAGCGAACACACTCGTGAATACATTCGTAAAAACGGATATGCTGCGCTCAAAGAGCTGGATTACTGGATGAACGTGGATAGCCGCGGTGAGCGGTTTACACAGAAGTACGGCAATATTTTAACAGTCAACTCACCACTGCCACCATTTAACCTGTGTCATCTGATCTCTGCAACCAATACCGAAGGCAAATTGCTGGAGAACGCCTACGATTACTGCATGAACGTCACTGCCGAGAACATTACCAACTTCATGGCAAGTGAGGAGAAGCAGTCGGGTGAGGAGTTTGCGATCCATGACTATATCAGCAACATCCGGACCAACATTGCACAGATGAACAAGGTGTACCCGGCTAACTATGATTACAACATCATCGGTGCATCTTCGGCTGTACTGCCAATTGAAGAGATGACCACGTATCTGGCGTATCGCATGTTCGACAAAATGAACACCATGTTCTCCAAAGCACCGAACCAGGAGGATACCGAGAAGTTCGCCCGCAAGCTGGGCATTGATCTCGAAAGTGTGGTCAAGTCCTTTGAAGCTCGCGTGCCAGAGCCGCTGCCTGGGTATCAGAACAGCGAGCGTTTATCCTATGGCAACGTGGTGAAATCACAGGTTGTGAATATGGACACCGAACTGGAGCAGAACTTCCTGGCCCGTGCCCGTGAAGAATATATCAAGGCGAAGAAACAACTGCCGGGTGAGATTGCGGGTCAGTTCACCGAACAGATCCGGCGTATGTTTTTGCATCCCGAACAAGGTCCGTTCTATGTCTCTCGTCTGATTTATACGGAAAAAGGTTTCTGTGTACTGAAGATGATTCAGTCGTACATCGAAACGCTGCGTGAGAATGCCTTCCGCATTCCGCGTGATATTGAAGCAGCTCAGGAGCAGTCCGAAGAGAAGCTGGGCGATGCAAAGAGTGCTTTTGTCTCCAAAGAGAAGAAAAAGAATGCTTATATTGAAGCAAAAATTCATGAGTACTGGCTGCACGCCGACGTGGAACGCAACGATCAGATGATCGAGTTCTATGAAGATCTGTATGAGTTGCTGAACCAGGAGAACAGCCGCATTTATAACGTATTTACCGAAACGCTGAACGCCCTTAGCTCGATATTCGCCAAGAACGGTGACCTGCTGACACGCGGCGAAGAACAAGCCGATCACAAAGGCAACAAAACATATTATTGGAACGTTGTAAGTGTGCCGGATATCGTCAGTGTGGTGGACGGGCTGTTGGATAAACGTGATACAGATGATCTGATCCGTGACTTCTCCCGTGAATTGCTGGAAAACTCCAGCCAGTGGGTGAAAGAAAACGAGATTGATATCGTCAGCTCCATCTCTGACTTCCTGAGTGAGAAATTCGGTGATCTGATTACCCGTTCCATGGAAGATTTCCTGGTGATCAAGTACGGTCAGGATGAGTCGGTTGAGAAATTCGTGGAACGTTTCATTGCTGGCAAGCTGGATGATGAGGCTGTTCCGGTGTTCAATCTGAGCAACAGTACAGGCAGTCTGCATTTCCCTTCATGGGGATTTGTATCGGTACCGGCACAGGCGCCAGGCATTTTGAAAGGGATTCGCAATTATCAGAACAATGCGGTAGGCAAATCTCATTTTACCGTCAAGGAAAGTGAAGTGCGTAACCGGATATTCTGGCTGAACACCCGCAACGGGGTACCGCTTTTTGTCTATACACCGCTCAAAGTTTATGAGGAAAGTTATGAACGTACCATTTTGGACAAAGAAGGCATTGGTCGTCACTTGGTGCAAACGGAGAAAAACAACTGGACCTATCTGCCGTCTCCGATTCCAGAGAAATCATGGGGAGATGTGTACGAGAACGCCCGCGTGAAGCAGTATAACGCCCGTGTGCGTAACGAATTCGAGCAGGCGCTTGGATACAACATTGTGACAGCCAAATCCATTGATGAGAATACAAGCAACCGGTATGCGATTGTGACAACAGAAGCGTTTGATCTGTCTGCCAAACTGGGAGCCTACGACATGCGTCTCACGTCCACAACGCCGAACCTCGGCGAAGTGAAGCGGGCGGTGATCGAGCTGAAACGTCTGCAATCCGAAGGGTTGCCACGTGTGGGAGTTAAGGATATTTTCGGCAGTATTAATGAAGATATGGCCAAAGAAAACCTGGTACGCTCCCCGCAGCTGATCGCGCGTGTACGTGAGGAACTGGCAAAGATGAATGCCATCTCGGCCAAAGTCGCCGAACTCGAAGGCATTCTTGCCCAGTACCAGGACGAAGAGCAGTGGTATGATCGCTTCATCGAAGCGTTATATACCGACACCATCGTCAAAAAAGGCGCGCTCTACGTCTATGACCGTGACCCGGAAGAAGATGCATGGGAGCCATTCGCTAACCTGATGAAGAGCCGTAACTTTGCCGAGTATGAAGTGTTTGACAACTTCCGCGGTCTGGTTGAGAAGGATCGCAGTACATTGCTGCGCAAAGCCTCCCGCCGAGATAACGATCTAACCGCTTCAGAGGATATCACCCCACTGCTGACGAAGCTGGATGATCTGGCTGCGCTGTTCATGGAATCGCGCGATCGTCTCGAATACGAGCGGGTAGAACTGGCTAACGGAGAAGACATCTATCAGTTCTACAGAACGATGTCGTCCAAGCTGAACGACATTCGCAGAAGGCTGAAGTAA